A window of Nitrospiria bacterium genomic DNA:
GTAGAATTATTAAATGAATAAACCTTGTTTTTGGAAAAACATGGGAGAGAAATCATGGGAATCGATAAGGACCTTTTAGATATCCTTGCATGCCCAAAATGTAAAGGAGAGATCCGTTTAACCCAGGAGGGGGATGCATTGATTTGCGATCCCTGTCGTTTAAAATATCTCATAAAAGATGATATTCCTGTAATGTTGATCGATGAAGCGATTCCTTTGAAGTGAGTGGGCCCGCAGGAAAACAAACGAAACAGGGAATGGCCGGTTCTTTTAAAAAACCTTCCCTTTGTGGATTCAATCGGGATTTGGGTATTTCCCGGCGTTCCTTTGTGAATATCCTATCCCTATTTGGGATGGGGATTCTTGCCTTAGGGGCCGGAACCTCGTGTAACCGGCCCCTTCCAAAACCAGGCCGAATTCCAAAGAAAAATTCAAGAAAAGGTTTGCTGTTTGAAAAA
This region includes:
- a CDS encoding Trm112 family protein; translation: MGIDKDLLDILACPKCKGEIRLTQEGDALICDPCRLKYLIKDDIPVMLIDEAIPLK